A region from the Lentisphaera profundi genome encodes:
- a CDS encoding DUF6331 family protein, with amino-acid sequence MKFQHPLNTLITSCETICLSDCCGIDAYDFSPIHIASYLISTTGGIEDKELEELRNQLKQLRETCGTQNHTAQKVTIEEINQILTPQDLDQLIDEIENNLEFAIELINITEEKLK; translated from the coding sequence ATGAAATTCCAACATCCATTAAACACCCTTATTACCAGTTGTGAAACAATCTGTTTATCTGATTGTTGTGGCATAGATGCATACGACTTTTCTCCAATACATATTGCTTCTTATTTAATTTCCACAACAGGAGGAATAGAAGACAAAGAATTGGAAGAATTAAGAAATCAGTTAAAACAATTAAGAGAAACATGTGGTACACAGAATCACACTGCGCAGAAAGTAACAATAGAAGAAATCAATCAAATCTTAACCCCACAAGATTTAGATCAATTAATTGATGAAATAGAAAATAATTTAGAATTTGCTATCGAACTAATTAATATAACTGAAGAAAAACTAAAGTAG
- a CDS encoding type II toxin-antitoxin system VapB family antitoxin — protein sequence MSRTNIVLDDDLIENCMNLTGLKTKKSLVDYALRELVRKNKQKRLLELPGKINWEGSLEKTRNHRFDS from the coding sequence ATGTCACGAACGAATATTGTACTAGATGATGATCTAATCGAAAATTGCATGAACCTCACTGGTTTAAAAACAAAAAAATCATTAGTCGATTATGCATTAAGAGAATTAGTACGAAAAAACAAGCAAAAAAGACTACTAGAGTTACCTGGAAAAATTAACTGGGAAGGTTCATTAGAAAAGACTCGTAACCACAGATTTGATTCCTAG
- the vapC gene encoding PIN domain nuclease, whose translation MVLVDTSVWIDFFKSKETPQVEKLKLAISTNQDVAICGVILTEVLQGIRNNKEHDLVEEIFESLMYLEMDKEIYLEASNIYRTLRKEGITIRKPIDCMIAAVALHNNIPLIHNDKDFYPIEKKFGLFAY comes from the coding sequence GTGGTACTAGTAGACACAAGTGTTTGGATTGACTTCTTTAAAAGCAAAGAAACACCGCAAGTAGAAAAATTAAAATTAGCTATATCAACTAATCAAGATGTTGCTATATGTGGTGTAATACTCACAGAAGTATTACAAGGAATTCGTAATAATAAAGAACATGATTTAGTAGAAGAAATATTTGAGTCACTAATGTATCTGGAAATGGATAAAGAAATTTATTTAGAGGCATCCAATATTTATCGAACACTAAGAAAAGAAGGTATCACCATAAGAAAACCGATTGACTGTATGATTGCAGCAGTTGCTCTTCATAATAACATTCCACTGATTCATAATGATAAAGACTTTTATCCAATTGAAAAGAAATTTGGATTATTCGCATATTAA
- a CDS encoding DKNYY domain-containing protein: MNNWTHISMSYWTDGNSVYLQGEKLRGQIDIKSFKPLSDNYSKDINSVWHSLHVIKGADPKTFKILNHIFSHDKNFIYHFSVKLDEADHDTFQVLDNGLDNNAVNWESTVGYAKDANNVFSISSATGKASIIKNADPATFISFGNSYGRDSKNVFYERAKIVGADPLSWRPLSLPYSCDKKHVYYEKKRVKGADPFTFETLTDPSLYDKINWWGRDVNGYYRVGEPSRSYAYQQDLKSSIEVLQKHLKNFQDGEKDRYFTESILRITNPKQWIENCEKNEIRG; the protein is encoded by the coding sequence ATGAATAACTGGACACATATATCAATGAGTTATTGGACTGATGGAAATTCAGTTTATTTACAAGGTGAAAAACTTCGTGGTCAAATAGATATAAAATCCTTTAAGCCTCTAAGTGATAATTATAGTAAAGATATAAATAGTGTATGGCACTCTCTTCATGTAATTAAGGGCGCTGACCCCAAGACATTCAAAATACTAAATCATATTTTCAGTCACGATAAAAACTTCATATACCATTTTAGTGTTAAGTTAGACGAAGCAGATCATGACACTTTTCAAGTACTTGATAACGGTCTAGATAATAACGCTGTAAATTGGGAATCTACTGTAGGTTATGCAAAAGATGCAAATAACGTTTTCTCTATCAGTTCTGCTACTGGCAAGGCCAGTATAATAAAAAATGCAGACCCCGCAACATTTATATCTTTTGGTAATTCCTATGGCAGAGATTCTAAAAATGTTTTTTATGAACGAGCAAAAATTGTTGGTGCCGATCCTCTTTCATGGCGACCTCTATCGCTACCATATAGTTGCGATAAAAAACATGTATACTACGAAAAAAAACGTGTAAAAGGTGCAGACCCATTTACATTTGAAACGCTAACTGATCCTTCTCTTTATGATAAAATAAATTGGTGGGGTCGAGATGTAAATGGTTATTACCGAGTAGGAGAGCCATCAAGATCATATGCTTATCAACAAGATTTAAAATCATCTATAGAAGTTTTACAAAAGCATTTGAAAAACTTCCAGGATGGTGAAAAAGACCGTTATTTCACAGAATCTATACTACGTATAACTAATCCAAAACAATGGATTGAGAATTGTGAAAAAAATGAAATCAGAGGCTGA
- a CDS encoding IS91 family transposase yields METRTEHSVGEIFRRFGQTYEGNHSLLKEQRKTLQDIAMCRTAYLGGHNEVCCKCGSERPVYNSCGNTNCPMCQGIRRRRWLNERLDELLPVSYFHSIFTLPHELNPIARFNQREIYNLLFRTAADSLLHLSKKYHDSIPVIIATLHTWGQDLCLHPHVHILVTSGGMKKDGTWKAGREDYLFDIFEASAEFKKRFLRKLKSLYKHKKLVNTQDFTEIYKIIEGKSWVVNIQKPFSGAEVVVEYLSRYVYRSAIANSRITAVENSFISFDIKDYKDLDEKGIARHKDIRMKPQEFIRRFMQHVLPKGFRRSRFYGLFAGAQRTTSKEYCKILFAELLKEFKANERFKDEAWQPKVCDCCGNSDFKRGNDLQNERPPPILFHYRRGKLHA; encoded by the coding sequence ATGGAAACGAGAACAGAACATAGTGTGGGAGAAATCTTCAGACGTTTTGGTCAAACTTATGAAGGCAATCATTCTTTATTAAAAGAACAACGAAAAACACTACAAGATATAGCTATGTGCCGGACAGCCTATCTTGGAGGACATAATGAAGTATGTTGTAAATGCGGAAGTGAACGACCCGTCTATAATTCATGCGGGAATACCAATTGTCCAATGTGTCAGGGAATACGTCGAAGAAGATGGTTAAATGAACGACTCGATGAATTACTCCCTGTATCTTATTTTCACAGCATTTTCACTCTGCCCCATGAACTGAATCCTATCGCAAGATTTAACCAACGAGAAATTTATAATTTACTGTTCAGAACTGCTGCAGATAGCTTACTTCACCTGAGTAAAAAATATCATGATTCAATACCTGTAATTATAGCGACACTTCATACCTGGGGCCAAGATTTATGCCTCCATCCTCACGTACATATATTGGTCACAAGTGGAGGAATGAAAAAAGATGGAACATGGAAAGCAGGAAGAGAAGATTATTTATTTGACATTTTTGAAGCCTCCGCAGAATTCAAAAAACGATTTCTCCGAAAACTCAAGAGTCTCTATAAACATAAGAAGTTAGTTAACACACAAGATTTCACTGAAATATATAAAATCATCGAAGGAAAATCTTGGGTCGTCAATATCCAAAAACCATTCTCAGGAGCTGAAGTAGTGGTCGAGTACTTGAGTCGTTATGTTTATCGAAGTGCAATAGCGAACAGTAGAATTACGGCAGTTGAAAATTCATTCATAAGTTTTGATATCAAAGATTATAAAGATTTGGACGAGAAAGGAATTGCTCGACATAAAGATATCAGAATGAAACCCCAGGAATTCATCAGAAGATTTATGCAGCATGTACTTCCTAAAGGATTTCGGAGATCAAGATTTTATGGCCTTTTTGCAGGAGCTCAACGAACTACCAGTAAGGAATACTGTAAGATACTCTTTGCTGAACTACTAAAAGAATTCAAAGCTAACGAAAGATTCAAAGATGAAGCTTGGCAACCCAAAGTCTGTGATTGCTGTGGTAATAGTGATTTTAAACGTGGAAATGACCTTCAAAATGAAAGACCTCCACCAATACTCTTTCATTATAGAAGGGGGAAATTACATGCATAA
- a CDS encoding ankyrin repeat domain-containing protein has protein sequence MSKNIFNAAGRGNIKELQRFINKGIDVNSVTENGLSPLFIASEFAHVEAIQFLIDNGANIHHRTNRGFTPLLQSCNSSNIRTMKCLIENGADLDALTEDGENVLMLVSRHGRLETVKFLIEIGFKITYVDPDGYTPLIYCAYNLNSGDEIARFYLKNGLDINHKTKDDKTLESLATSIPNTKLLDFLKQQN, from the coding sequence ATGAGTAAAAACATTTTTAATGCAGCCGGACGTGGAAATATAAAAGAATTACAAAGATTTATAAACAAAGGAATCGATGTAAATTCAGTTACAGAAAACGGATTATCTCCCTTATTTATCGCCTCAGAATTTGCTCATGTAGAAGCGATACAATTTTTAATTGACAATGGAGCAAATATTCACCATAGAACCAACAGAGGTTTTACTCCTCTACTACAATCCTGCAATAGCTCAAATATAAGAACGATGAAATGCCTAATTGAAAACGGTGCTGATCTCGATGCTTTAACTGAAGATGGTGAAAATGTTTTAATGCTTGTATCCCGACACGGACGATTAGAAACTGTTAAATTTTTAATCGAGATAGGGTTTAAGATTACTTATGTTGATCCAGATGGTTACACTCCTTTGATCTACTGTGCCTATAATTTGAATTCGGGTGATGAGATAGCTAGGTTTTATTTAAAAAACGGCCTAGATATAAATCATAAAACAAAAGATGATAAAACTTTAGAGTCTCTAGCAACAAGTATACCAAACACAAAATTGTTGGACTTTTTGAAACAACAAAACTAA
- a CDS encoding IS91 family transposase, whose protein sequence is METRTEHSVGEIFRRFGQTYEGNHSLLKEQRKTLQDIAMCRTAYLGGHNEVCCKCGSERPVYNSCGNTNCPMCQGIRRRRWLNERLDELLPVSYFHSIFTLPHELNPIARFNQREIYNLLFRTAADSLLHLSKKYHDSIPVIIATLHTWGQDLCLHPHVHILVTSGGMKKDGTWKAGREDYLFDVFEASAEFKKRFLRKLKSLYKHKKLVNTQDFTEIYKIIEGKPWVVNIQKPFSGAEVVVEYLSRYVYRSAIANSRITAVENSFISFDIKDYKDLDEKGIARHKDIRMKPQEFIRRFMQHVLPKGFRRSRFYGLFAGAQRTTSKEYCKILFAELLKEFKANERFKDEAWQPKVCDCCGNSDFKRGNDLQNERPPPILFHYRRGKLHA, encoded by the coding sequence ATGGAAACGAGAACAGAACATAGTGTGGGAGAAATCTTCAGACGTTTTGGTCAAACTTATGAAGGCAATCATTCTTTATTAAAAGAACAACGAAAAACACTACAAGATATAGCTATGTGCCGGACAGCCTATCTTGGAGGACATAATGAAGTATGTTGTAAATGCGGAAGTGAACGACCCGTCTATAATTCATGCGGGAATACCAATTGTCCAATGTGTCAGGGAATACGTCGAAGAAGATGGTTAAATGAACGACTCGATGAATTACTCCCTGTATCTTATTTTCACAGCATTTTCACTCTGCCCCATGAACTGAATCCTATCGCAAGATTTAACCAACGAGAAATTTATAATTTACTGTTCAGAACTGCTGCAGATAGCTTACTTCACCTGAGTAAAAAATATCATGATTCAATACCTGTAATTATAGCGACACTTCATACCTGGGGCCAAGATTTATGCCTCCATCCTCACGTACATATATTGGTCACAAGTGGAGGAATGAAAAAAGATGGAACATGGAAAGCAGGAAGAGAAGATTATTTATTTGACGTTTTTGAAGCCTCCGCAGAATTCAAAAAACGATTTCTCCGAAAACTCAAGAGTCTCTATAAACATAAGAAGTTAGTTAACACACAAGATTTCACTGAAATATATAAAATCATCGAAGGAAAACCTTGGGTCGTCAATATCCAAAAACCATTCTCAGGAGCTGAAGTAGTAGTCGAGTACTTGAGTCGTTATGTTTATCGAAGTGCAATAGCGAACAGTAGAATTACGGCAGTTGAAAATTCATTCATAAGTTTTGATATCAAAGATTATAAAGATTTGGACGAGAAAGGAATTGCTCGACATAAAGATATCAGAATGAAACCCCAGGAATTCATCAGAAGATTTATGCAGCATGTACTTCCTAAAGGATTTCGGAGATCAAGATTTTATGGCCTTTTTGCAGGAGCTCAACGAACTACCAGTAAGGAATACTGTAAGATACTCTTTGCTGAACTACTAAAAGAATTCAAAGCTAACGAAAGATTCAAAGATGAAGCTTGGCAACCCAAAGTCTGTGATTGCTGTGGTAATAGTGATTTTAAACGTGGAAATGACCTTCAAAATGAAAGACCTCCACCAATACTCTTTCATTATAGAAGGGGGAAATTACATGCATAA
- a CDS encoding type II secretion system protein: MKKFTFTDLMIIIGILAILTVLIIPSIGTARDKARQKQCTGNLKQIGLAMHMYFNSKKETLMPLITGDINSSVDSNNAYNLWSLSRNSLNCYAKHQKKVNTTPKKENSYFFCNASPSGMKSNVEFILIESSNIPIAGDKTLHSTGDKANILFGDGHIEPSRFNAKTIKP; this comes from the coding sequence ATGAAAAAATTCACATTTACAGACTTAATGATAATCATAGGAATACTCGCTATTCTTACAGTATTAATCATTCCTTCTATTGGTACAGCTCGTGATAAAGCTCGTCAAAAACAATGTACTGGAAACCTGAAACAAATTGGTCTTGCAATGCACATGTACTTCAATAGTAAAAAAGAAACTTTAATGCCATTAATAACAGGGGATATTAATTCATCTGTAGACTCAAATAATGCATACAATCTATGGTCGCTCAGCAGGAACAGCCTCAACTGTTATGCTAAACATCAAAAAAAGGTGAACACAACTCCGAAAAAAGAAAACAGTTACTTTTTTTGTAATGCATCACCTAGCGGAATGAAATCAAATGTAGAATTCATTCTAATTGAAAGTTCCAATATCCCTATAGCTGGTGATAAAACGCTCCATTCCACAGGTGATAAAGCTAATATATTATTTGGAGATGGACATATAGAACCAAGTAGATTTAATGCTAAAACTATAAAACCATGA
- a CDS encoding DUF6334 family protein, giving the protein MKINTDKITYDYGKLISVYYHESVFDDSPNMLSAIQLKFEHGDVYHEAIIDTDEISCNSDLIETYDLVINKNDKEPWNSLIGNKPNWIWNLNNQQGYDDGIQYEFKTSQTDTHTFQLLVIGSEIKIKNNL; this is encoded by the coding sequence ATGAAAATCAATACTGATAAAATAACTTATGATTATGGTAAACTAATATCTGTTTACTACCATGAATCAGTGTTTGATGATTCTCCAAATATGTTATCTGCAATACAACTGAAATTTGAGCATGGTGACGTGTATCATGAAGCAATCATTGATACAGATGAAATATCCTGTAACTCAGATCTCATAGAAACATATGATCTTGTCATCAATAAAAATGATAAAGAACCGTGGAACTCATTAATCGGCAATAAACCTAATTGGATCTGGAACCTAAATAATCAACAAGGTTATGATGACGGAATACAATATGAATTTAAAACAAGCCAAACTGATACTCACACATTTCAACTGTTGGTTATCGGTTCTGAAATAAAAATAAAAAACAATCTCTAA
- a CDS encoding type II toxin-antitoxin system VapB family antitoxin: MSRTNIVLDDDLIENCMNLTGLKTKKSLVDYALRELVRKNKQKRLLELPGKINWEGSLENTRNHRFDS, from the coding sequence ATGTCACGAACGAATATTGTACTAGATGATGATCTAATCGAAAATTGCATGAACCTCACTGGTTTAAAAACAAAAAAATCATTAGTCGATTATGCATTAAGAGAATTAGTACGAAAAAACAAGCAAAAAAGACTACTAGAGTTACCTGGAAAAATTAACTGGGAAGGTTCATTAGAAAACACTCGTAACCACAGATTTGATTCCTAG